The window GGGAGGAACCCGGCGGGAGGGAAGGGCCCCGACTTTGATCACGCTCGCGGAGCGGGTAAGCGCAAGGGCATGACCGGGACCGCCCGGTCCAACTACCCCGATCCGACACCTCGGATCGAGAACGTGCGACGACTGCAACGCAAGCTATGGGCTGCGGCCAAGCAGTCTCCGGAGCGGCGTTTCCACGCCCTGTTCGATCGGGTTCATCGGGGTGACGTCCTGGTGGAGGCGTGGAGGCGGGTCCGGGCCAATCGGGGTGCTGCCGGTGTTGACCGGCAGACGCTGGAGCAGGTGCAGGACTACGGGGTCGAGCGGTTGCTCGGCGAGATCGCCGGGGACCTGCAGCAGGGTCGGTATCGCCCCGCGCCAGCCAGGCGGGTGGAGATACCGAAGGCTGATGGCGGCAAGCGGCCGCTGGGCATTCCGACGGTCCGCGACCGGATCGTGCAGCAGGCGGCCAAGATCGTGCTCGAGCCGATCTTCGAGGCCGACTTCTGCGAGTCCTCCTATGGGTTCCGGCCGCGACGGTCGGCGACCCAGGCGATGGAGAAGCTCCGTGTCGGGTTCATCCGGGGCGGGGTGTGGGTCGTGGAGGCCGACATCCGGGATTTCTTCGGCACCATCGAGCACGACAAGCTTATGGCGATGGTGGCCGAGCGGGTGTCGGATCGGCGGGTGCTCAAGCTGGTCCGCCTGTGGTTGCAGGCAGGAGTGCTGGCCGACGGGGGGTTCACGCGCACCATTGCGGGGACTCCGCAGGGCGGGGTCATCTCCCCGTTGCTGGCCAACATCTACCTGGACGGTTTCGACAA is drawn from Sporichthyaceae bacterium and contains these coding sequences:
- the ltrA gene encoding group II intron reverse transcriptase/maturase; translated protein: MTGTARSNYPDPTPRIENVRRLQRKLWAAAKQSPERRFHALFDRVHRGDVLVEAWRRVRANRGAAGVDRQTLEQVQDYGVERLLGEIAGDLQQGRYRPAPARRVEIPKADGGKRPLGIPTVRDRIVQQAAKIVLEPIFEADFCESSYGFRPRRSATQAMEKLRVGFIRGGVWVVEADIRDFFGTIEHDKLMAMVAERVSDRRVLKLVRLWLQAGVLADGGFTRTIAGTPQGGVISPLLANIYLDGFDKQIRAAGVGELVRYADDFVIICRSRADAEAALTLSGEILAGLGLQLHPGKTKIVDLREGREGFDFLGCHFHARMSGRLWEQRGIVRYYLHRWPSQKAMKRLREKINHRTSRSRVGVDVRVVIDDVNPILRGWGNYFATGNAAEKFVQIDRYVAWRLKRLQIKKRGRNLRAGQAAQWTPAWFHDQGLHKLMGTVRYPKAA